The following are from one region of the Acidobacteriota bacterium genome:
- a CDS encoding 3-isopropylmalate dehydratase small subunit, whose translation MAIRGRVWKYGDDVNTDVIFPGKYTYTVTDPEEMAAHALEDLDPRFAKEVKPGDVIVGGKNFGCGSSREQAAFCLKYAGLGAVIAISFSRIFFRNAINAGLPAITCSEVVSAVEDGDEIEVDFEVGVIRTKGEEFSFPPLPPEVLGIMKEGGLIPYLRKKLGLEKKGE comes from the coding sequence ATGGCGATAAGAGGAAGGGTATGGAAGTATGGAGACGATGTGAACACCGATGTCATCTTCCCCGGGAAGTATACCTACACCGTAACCGATCCCGAGGAGATGGCAGCCCATGCCCTTGAGGACCTCGACCCGAGGTTTGCCAAGGAGGTCAAACCAGGTGATGTAATCGTTGGGGGAAAGAATTTTGGCTGTGGCTCATCGCGGGAGCAAGCAGCATTTTGCCTGAAATATGCTGGATTAGGTGCAGTGATCGCTATCTCTTTTTCCCGCATCTTCTTCCGTAATGCGATAAATGCGGGGCTTCCCGCCATCACCTGTTCCGAAGTGGTCTCTGCGGTCGAGGATGGAGATGAGATCGAGGTGGATTTCGAAGTTGGGGTTATAAGAACCAAGGGGGAGGAGTTTTCTTTCCCTCCGCTCCCCCCTGAGGTGCTTGGCATAATGAAGGAGGGAGGACTAATCCCATACTTAAGGAAGAAGCTTGGTTTAGAAAAGAAAGGAGAGTAG
- a CDS encoding HD domain-containing protein codes for MQDKLVALIPEFNLIEDKKLREKVLAVWERAIKLGGWKVEDLSRMPFTLLIESSPITMVEHIRGVVQVAYKAEQALREVYGDKIKINHDHLIAGALLHDVGKMLEFAEENGNFKKSYYGRLLRHPFSGVALCYEEGIPPEVLHIIAVHSKEGEGAKRTTEAIILHHADFINFEWLK; via the coding sequence AGGACAAATTGGTCGCATTGATACCGGAATTCAACCTTATCGAGGATAAAAAGCTCAGGGAGAAGGTGCTTGCCGTATGGGAGCGGGCGATAAAGCTTGGTGGTTGGAAGGTGGAAGATCTATCCCGGATGCCCTTTACCCTCCTCATCGAGAGCTCCCCGATAACGATGGTCGAGCACATCCGGGGGGTGGTTCAGGTGGCTTATAAGGCGGAGCAGGCGCTTCGTGAGGTTTACGGAGATAAGATAAAGATAAATCACGATCACCTTATCGCCGGTGCCCTCCTTCACGATGTGGGAAAGATGCTCGAGTTCGCTGAAGAAAATGGCAATTTCAAGAAGAGCTATTATGGTAGGCTTCTCCGTCATCCCTTTTCTGGGGTTGCTCTTTGTTATGAGGAAGGGATTCCTCCCGAGGTACTCCATATAATTGCGGTTCACTCAAAGGAAGGGGAAGGGGCGAAGAGGACGACCGAGGCGATCATCCTCCACCATGCCGATTTCATAAACTTCGAGTGGCTAAAGTAG
- a CDS encoding 3-isopropylmalate dehydratase large subunit, translated as MGMTFAEKILAKKSGKDRVVPGEIVTVSPDIVMSHDNSAAISKTFAKIGVEKVAHPDRIVIILDHCVPPANSTYATNHKVIREFVNKQGIENFYDINTGICHQVLPEKGFALPGRLILGSDSHTTTYGAFAAFAAGIGRSEAAAIWASGEIWLRVPETIKIEIRGKLPLLVSPKDIILHIIGDLRADGALYKAVEYTGEVVSAMSIGGRMTLCNMAVEMGAKIGYVPPDEKTERWLSSRTKERYEPVYSDPDADFEQVLTYDISDLPPQVACPHTVDNVKPVSEVAGRRIDQALIGTCTNGRLEDLEEAVKVLRGRRVSSKVRLLVFPASWEVYRDALKAGIIEELIDCGAVVMNPGCGPCLGAHEGVLAPGEVCISTANRNFKGRMGCPDAEIYLASPATVAASAITGVITDPRELL; from the coding sequence ATGGGGATGACCTTTGCCGAGAAGATATTGGCGAAAAAGTCGGGAAAGGACAGGGTTGTACCCGGGGAGATCGTAACCGTCTCTCCGGACATCGTTATGTCCCACGATAATTCCGCTGCCATCTCCAAGACCTTCGCCAAGATCGGGGTGGAGAAGGTAGCCCATCCGGATAGGATCGTCATCATATTGGATCATTGTGTTCCCCCGGCCAACTCCACCTATGCCACCAATCACAAGGTAATCCGTGAGTTCGTTAATAAGCAGGGGATTGAGAACTTCTACGACATAAACACCGGGATCTGTCATCAGGTACTTCCCGAGAAGGGGTTCGCCCTGCCAGGGAGACTCATCCTGGGAAGCGATTCCCACACTACCACTTACGGCGCCTTTGCCGCCTTTGCCGCTGGGATCGGAAGGAGTGAGGCGGCAGCTATCTGGGCGAGCGGGGAGATATGGCTTCGGGTTCCCGAGACGATAAAGATCGAGATCAGAGGGAAACTTCCCCTTCTTGTCTCGCCGAAGGATATCATCCTCCACATCATTGGTGATTTAAGGGCGGATGGTGCTTTGTACAAGGCGGTTGAGTACACCGGAGAGGTGGTCTCCGCTATGAGCATTGGCGGAAGGATGACCCTGTGCAATATGGCGGTGGAGATGGGGGCGAAGATCGGTTATGTACCCCCGGATGAGAAGACGGAGAGGTGGCTCTCCTCGAGGACAAAAGAGCGGTATGAACCGGTTTATTCCGATCCCGATGCGGATTTCGAGCAGGTGCTCACCTATGACATCTCCGATCTTCCCCCTCAGGTAGCCTGCCCTCATACGGTGGATAATGTTAAGCCGGTTTCTGAGGTCGCTGGGAGGCGGATAGATCAGGCATTGATCGGCACCTGCACCAACGGGAGGCTTGAGGACCTCGAGGAGGCGGTGAAGGTTCTTAGGGGAAGGAGGGTTTCCTCTAAGGTGAGGCTCCTTGTTTTTCCTGCCTCATGGGAGGTTTACCGGGATGCTCTTAAGGCGGGTATAATTGAGGAACTCATAGATTGTGGGGCGGTGGTGATGAATCCGGGATGTGGTCCCTGTCTTGGTGCCCACGAGGGGGTACTTGCTCCAGGCGAAGTCTGCATCTCCACTGCCAACCGCAATTTCAAGGGGAGGATGGGTTGTCCTGATGCCGAGATCTACCTCGCCAGCCCTGCCACCGTTGCTGCCTCGGCGATAACCGGGGTGATCACCGATCCGAGAGAGCTCCTTTAA